Proteins from a genomic interval of Chryseobacterium indologenes:
- a CDS encoding RHS repeat protein: protein MMKKIVLFTLILNAFLWVNAQVVQGNAFVPRYYPSSPNVSALGSFGMFPMNLSTGQPNIGIPLFSNNNYGNDADISLNYNISSVKPDFQTSWVGLGWNLSVGGAITRLVNGGIDECYLNGFTDPTVFSYYDHYTRLNTPDWFSDAKMTQYYQFMTPLFPTHNEAFPSPDEFAFNVNGLNGSFFKNHEGKWVVKANQNLDIDVKEELKYDFTFRENGGPTNQVDWFLKRIIYGFVLTDQNGTKYTFGKDPNALEINGIETVDTAYNPAMYVKSWYLTKIEYANGKNMTFEYAFDNRATYVVHSSAYYSTYKTQSSSVSQSNTSGNFNLLTLDRSFYKYLSKIKFDNNEISFYKSYSNALDYDTQSVPWGQLNTNYEMIHYPGNYNNRKHWYKLDSIVVKANNVRTNAVAFNYENTANYRLRLLNVSIGKSQQTKQQYSFEYNPLRLPEFNVNKTDHWGNYNNKNFETTVPQTNYTYSKAQMLTYPQYREPDFTYGTAELLQKIIYPTKGYTLIEYEPHNYSKLLNKTISGFDVNATGNKIAGGARVKKMFTNDLVNTYSKSFFYVDDYLNGSTTSSGVLGGMPNYFDEANINNGNLEFWKLSSSSYIPLNYTNGNYVTYSKVYERSENGAVTEHTFSNQDNGFKDLKSNNYQLIQGNIGYVNTFEPANISIVKNALDKLAYNNLEVERGKPLSERYYDSNKNLLKEIVYNYNTNPSRLTDKIRSISYIADVYGKPVNMAMYDMIAQMHVVSKMSAHTIYSHHTPLISTTNIEYFNNNPVTSSTQYIYGTTNHHQLLTQKNISPDGINNQTDYSYAHEKGNQLMISKNMVGIPLETITSQTTNGANKTLSRVETLYPSSVPTSQSGNLVLPLSARSFDLQNASPTTEVTYDQYDPVNGNVKQYTTKDGVSTVVIWGYNNTQPIAKIENAKLSDISQSAITLIVNASDVDAAAVPNNDELALLGALKTFRDSYPAYQMTTYTYDPLIGVRSITPPSGIRESYKYDSAGRLEKVVDANGQVLKEMKYNYKN, encoded by the coding sequence ATGATGAAAAAAATAGTTTTATTTACACTAATACTAAATGCTTTCTTATGGGTCAACGCTCAGGTTGTTCAGGGAAATGCTTTTGTTCCAAGATATTACCCGTCAAGCCCTAATGTCTCTGCGTTAGGTTCCTTTGGAATGTTTCCCATGAACCTTTCAACAGGTCAGCCTAATATCGGAATCCCGTTATTTTCAAATAACAATTATGGAAACGATGCAGATATCAGTTTGAATTACAATATTTCCTCTGTAAAACCTGATTTTCAGACTTCCTGGGTAGGATTGGGGTGGAATCTTTCAGTGGGAGGAGCCATTACCAGATTGGTTAACGGAGGGATTGATGAATGCTACTTAAATGGTTTTACCGATCCAACAGTATTTTCCTATTATGATCATTATACAAGACTGAATACTCCTGACTGGTTTAGTGATGCAAAGATGACTCAATATTATCAATTTATGACACCGCTTTTCCCAACACATAATGAAGCTTTTCCATCACCGGACGAATTTGCATTCAATGTAAATGGTTTAAACGGAAGCTTTTTTAAAAACCATGAAGGGAAATGGGTTGTAAAAGCCAATCAGAATTTAGATATAGATGTTAAAGAGGAGTTGAAGTATGACTTTACTTTCCGCGAAAATGGAGGGCCTACCAACCAGGTAGACTGGTTTCTTAAAAGAATTATTTACGGATTTGTTTTAACAGATCAGAATGGTACGAAATATACCTTCGGAAAAGATCCGAATGCACTTGAAATTAATGGGATAGAAACTGTAGACACAGCATATAATCCGGCAATGTATGTGAAAAGCTGGTATCTGACCAAAATAGAATATGCTAACGGAAAAAATATGACTTTTGAATATGCTTTTGATAACAGAGCAACCTATGTGGTTCATAGTTCGGCATATTACTCTACATATAAGACCCAATCATCTTCTGTATCTCAAAGCAATACTTCAGGAAATTTCAATTTATTGACCCTTGATAGAAGTTTCTATAAATATTTGAGTAAAATAAAATTTGATAACAACGAAATTAGTTTTTATAAATCATATTCTAATGCATTGGATTATGATACACAATCTGTACCATGGGGACAGCTTAATACTAATTATGAGATGATTCATTACCCAGGTAATTATAATAACAGAAAACATTGGTATAAGCTGGATAGTATTGTAGTCAAAGCAAATAATGTCCGAACGAATGCGGTAGCATTCAATTATGAAAACACTGCGAATTATAGATTGAGATTATTAAATGTATCTATTGGTAAAAGTCAACAGACAAAACAACAATATTCTTTCGAGTATAACCCTTTAAGATTACCTGAGTTTAATGTCAATAAAACAGATCACTGGGGAAATTATAACAACAAAAACTTTGAAACAACTGTTCCGCAGACTAATTATACCTATTCAAAAGCTCAGATGCTCACATATCCTCAATACAGGGAGCCGGACTTTACCTATGGTACTGCTGAATTGTTGCAGAAAATCATATATCCAACCAAAGGATATACTTTAATTGAATATGAACCTCATAATTATTCTAAACTGTTAAATAAAACAATCAGTGGGTTTGATGTAAATGCTACCGGAAACAAAATAGCAGGTGGAGCAAGAGTTAAAAAAATGTTCACCAATGATCTGGTAAATACTTATAGTAAATCATTTTTTTATGTAGACGATTATCTCAATGGTTCCACTACATCGTCAGGAGTTCTTGGAGGAATGCCAAATTATTTTGACGAAGCGAATATAAACAATGGAAACTTAGAATTCTGGAAATTGTCCTCATCATCTTATATTCCGTTAAATTATACTAATGGTAATTATGTTACTTATTCTAAAGTATATGAAAGATCGGAGAATGGAGCTGTTACTGAACATACTTTCTCTAACCAGGATAATGGATTTAAAGATTTAAAATCAAATAATTATCAGCTTATCCAGGGAAATATTGGATATGTAAATACGTTTGAGCCAGCTAATATAAGTATTGTGAAAAATGCTCTTGATAAACTTGCCTATAATAATTTAGAAGTTGAAAGAGGCAAACCTTTGAGTGAAAGATATTATGACAGTAATAAAAATCTATTGAAAGAAATCGTATATAACTATAATACAAATCCTTCAAGATTAACAGATAAAATACGATCCATCAGTTATATAGCAGATGTTTATGGAAAGCCTGTTAATATGGCAATGTATGATATGATTGCACAGATGCATGTTGTTTCTAAAATGTCGGCACATACCATTTACTCACATCATACCCCTCTCATATCAACTACAAATATTGAATATTTTAATAATAATCCTGTAACATCATCTACACAGTATATCTATGGTACAACTAATCACCATCAGTTATTAACGCAAAAAAATATTTCTCCTGATGGTATTAATAATCAGACTGATTACAGTTACGCCCACGAAAAAGGGAACCAGCTGATGATCAGTAAAAATATGGTAGGTATTCCTTTGGAAACAATCACATCCCAAACTACGAATGGTGCTAATAAAACCTTATCGAGAGTTGAAACGCTTTATCCATCTTCGGTACCAACCTCTCAATCCGGGAATCTTGTATTGCCATTATCGGCTAGATCTTTTGACCTGCAGAATGCTTCTCCTACTACCGAAGTTACGTATGATCAGTATGATCCTGTTAATGGGAATGTGAAACAATATACCACGAAAGACGGAGTTTCTACCGTTGTTATCTGGGGATATAATAATACCCAACCTATTGCAAAAATTGAAAATGCAAAACTATCAGATATTTCGCAATCAGCTATTACATTGATCGTCAACGCTTCTGATGTAGATGCTGCCGCTGTGCCTAATAACGATGAATTGGCATTATTGGGTGCCTTAAAAACTTTCAGGGATAGTTATCCAGCATATCAGATGACCACGTATACCTATGATCCCTTGATCGGGGTTCGCAGCATCACCCCACCTTCTGGGATCCGGGAAAGTTACAAATATGATTCAGCCGGTCGCCTTGAAAAGGTTGTAGATGCCAACGGTCAGGTTCTGAAAGAGATGAAGTACAACTATAAAAACTAA
- the bglX gene encoding beta-glucosidase BglX, with product MTLDEKIGQLNLPTSGDFTTGMAQSSDIGKKVEQGLVGGLFNIKGADKIKAVQKVAVEKSRLKIPMIFGMDVIHGYETTFPIPLGLASSWDMNLVQQSAKVAAREAASDGINWTFSPMVDISREPRWGRVSEGSGEDPYLGSEIAKNMVYGYQGKDLANGTNILACVKHFALYGAGESGKDYNTVDMSHIRMFNEYFPPYKAAVDAGVASVMASFNEVDGVPATGNRWLQTEVLRNQWKFKGFVVTDYTGINEMVDHGMGDIQQVSALALKAGIDMDMVGEGFLTTLKKSLSEGKVTQAEIDMATRRILEAKYDLGLFDNPYKHGDAKLAAKEVYNMENRNIARNVAAQSMVLMKNENQVLPLKKSGTVAVIGPLVNNSMNMGGTWSVATKHAVSVNLMQGLQANYGKEVKFISAKGANIDYDAKLEEIYAAHGKKTDRDNRSKEELLKEAVEVANKADVIVLAIGESAEMSGESSSRSEITIPQSQVDLLNELKKTGKPIAMVLFTGRPLALTNVKDTPDAIVNAWFPGSEAGNAISDVLFGKVNPSGKLPMTFPRSLGQVPIYYNAKNTGRPLDQKLVDKCEYQRFRSNYMDECNTPLYPFGYGLSYTKFNYSDMTVSNTNPKGNQTIQASVTLTNNGNYDGAEVVQLYIRDLVGTITRPVKELKGFQKIFLKKGESKKVTFDITPENLKFYNGDLKFDWESGEFDIMIGTNSDDVKHSKITWTK from the coding sequence ATGACACTAGACGAAAAGATCGGACAGCTCAACCTGCCGACTTCCGGAGATTTTACTACAGGAATGGCCCAAAGCTCAGATATTGGAAAGAAAGTAGAGCAAGGATTGGTAGGCGGATTGTTCAATATTAAAGGAGCAGACAAAATCAAAGCCGTTCAGAAAGTAGCCGTTGAAAAAAGCCGTCTTAAAATCCCCATGATTTTCGGAATGGATGTTATTCACGGATATGAAACTACTTTCCCGATTCCTTTGGGATTAGCCTCTTCGTGGGATATGAATCTGGTTCAGCAGTCAGCAAAAGTAGCAGCGAGAGAAGCGGCATCTGACGGAATCAACTGGACTTTCTCGCCGATGGTTGATATTTCCCGTGAACCACGATGGGGAAGAGTTTCCGAAGGTTCAGGTGAAGACCCGTATCTGGGGAGCGAGATCGCTAAAAATATGGTGTATGGATACCAGGGGAAAGATTTGGCCAACGGAACAAATATTCTGGCTTGTGTAAAGCATTTTGCCTTATACGGTGCCGGGGAATCCGGGAAAGATTATAATACCGTGGACATGAGTCATATAAGAATGTTCAACGAGTATTTTCCCCCTTATAAAGCTGCAGTTGATGCAGGAGTAGCTTCCGTTATGGCTTCTTTTAACGAAGTGGACGGTGTTCCTGCAACAGGAAACAGATGGCTTCAGACTGAAGTACTGAGAAATCAGTGGAAATTTAAAGGCTTTGTGGTAACCGACTATACCGGGATCAATGAAATGGTTGACCATGGAATGGGAGATATTCAGCAAGTATCTGCATTGGCTTTAAAAGCAGGAATTGATATGGATATGGTAGGTGAAGGCTTTTTAACCACATTAAAAAAATCTTTATCTGAAGGAAAAGTTACGCAAGCTGAAATCGATATGGCGACAAGAAGAATTCTTGAGGCAAAATATGATTTAGGTTTATTTGATAATCCATATAAACATGGAGATGCAAAGCTGGCTGCCAAAGAGGTTTATAATATGGAAAACCGCAATATAGCCAGAAATGTGGCAGCGCAATCTATGGTCTTGATGAAAAATGAAAACCAGGTGCTACCATTAAAAAAATCCGGAACAGTTGCTGTAATCGGCCCCTTGGTAAACAATTCAATGAATATGGGCGGAACCTGGAGTGTTGCTACCAAGCACGCGGTTTCTGTGAATTTAATGCAAGGACTACAGGCTAATTATGGCAAAGAAGTTAAATTCATCTCTGCAAAAGGAGCCAATATCGACTATGATGCAAAATTAGAAGAAATCTACGCTGCCCATGGTAAAAAAACAGATAGAGATAACCGCTCAAAAGAAGAATTATTAAAAGAAGCCGTTGAGGTAGCCAATAAAGCTGACGTTATTGTTCTGGCAATCGGAGAATCTGCAGAGATGAGCGGAGAATCCTCTTCAAGAAGTGAAATTACCATTCCGCAATCCCAGGTTGATTTGCTGAATGAACTGAAGAAAACAGGAAAACCAATAGCTATGGTACTTTTCACAGGCCGTCCGCTAGCATTAACAAATGTGAAAGATACACCTGACGCGATTGTAAATGCCTGGTTCCCGGGTTCTGAAGCCGGAAATGCAATCTCAGACGTTCTCTTTGGAAAAGTAAACCCATCAGGAAAGCTTCCGATGACTTTCCCAAGAAGCCTTGGACAGGTTCCTATTTATTATAATGCAAAAAATACAGGCCGTCCGCTGGATCAGAAACTGGTAGATAAGTGCGAATATCAGAGATTCCGTTCCAATTATATGGATGAGTGTAATACACCGTTGTATCCATTCGGGTATGGACTGAGTTATACCAAATTCAATTATTCGGACATGACGGTTTCGAATACAAATCCAAAAGGAAATCAAACCATCCAGGCATCGGTAACATTGACTAATAACGGGAACTATGACGGAGCTGAAGTCGTACAGTTGTATATCAGGGACCTTGTAGGAACGATTACAAGACCCGTAAAAGAATTAAAAGGATTCCAGAAAATATTTTTAAAGAAGGGAGAATCTAAAAAAGTAACTTTTGATATTACGCCTGAAAACCTAAAATTCTATAATGGAGATTTGAAATTTGACTGGGAATCAGGTGAGTTTGATATCATGATCGGTACCAATTCTGATGATGTTAAACACTCCAAAATCACCTGGACAAAGTAG
- a CDS encoding prolyl oligopeptidase family serine peptidase, which yields MKFKLKYISFLLLPISLQLNGQEIKAELNKEIKRTEKMSYILDYPQKTKTNVPLIVFLHGSGERGNNLDLVKAHSPFTYKSLIKEPVAILAPQCPADTWWDTVTVYNLIKEIQKKYKIDASRIYLTGLSMGGWGTLKLAMEHPEMFAAVASVCAPTDQVMTANIQQYKNLNIKMYHGGMDDIVLPENAFKFYQKLHPVNPDAELTIFPNDNHNSWDSAYSDPKLYEWMLSKKK from the coding sequence ATGAAATTTAAATTAAAATATATCTCATTTTTACTGCTGCCAATTTCATTACAATTAAATGGACAGGAAATAAAAGCTGAGCTCAATAAAGAAATAAAAAGGACCGAAAAAATGTCCTACATTCTCGATTATCCTCAAAAAACCAAAACAAATGTTCCTTTGATCGTTTTTTTGCACGGGTCGGGAGAACGAGGCAACAACCTGGATCTGGTAAAAGCACACAGTCCCTTTACCTATAAAAGCCTGATAAAAGAACCCGTAGCAATACTTGCTCCGCAATGCCCTGCAGATACCTGGTGGGATACGGTTACTGTATATAATTTAATTAAAGAAATTCAGAAAAAATATAAAATTGATGCTTCCAGGATATACCTTACAGGCCTATCCATGGGAGGCTGGGGCACTTTGAAGCTTGCCATGGAACATCCGGAAATGTTTGCTGCCGTAGCATCCGTTTGTGCACCAACCGATCAGGTGATGACCGCTAATATTCAACAATATAAAAATTTGAATATTAAAATGTACCATGGAGGGATGGATGATATTGTATTACCGGAAAATGCTTTTAAATTTTATCAGAAACTCCATCCTGTTAATCCTGATGCAGAATTGACTATTTTCCCGAATGATAACCATAATTCCTGGGATTCTGCATATTCAGATCCTAAGCTTTATGAATGGATGCTTTCGAAAAAGAAATAG
- a CDS encoding beta-glucosidase: MKKTLFSIAVTALFFTYSCKNNQLANHETAQNTTIKSSMTDEQLMDKVQKDALKYFWDYAEPNSFMGRERYHEDNVYPDNDKHVITTGGSGFGLATILVGVDRGFISREEAVRRLSHIMSFLAKADRYKGAWSHWINGETGKTVPFGKKDNGGDLVETAFLASGILMVREYFKNGSPDEQVLASKCDMLWKGIQWNWYTKGGEKVLYWHWSPEYQWEMNFPLEGYNECLITYIMAASSPTYPIDAETYYKGWTRNGSYLTDKKKYGLPLYVKHNYAEEYGGPLFWAQYSYIGLDPTGLSDKLVNNYFDVNKNQTLIDYKYCVENPKQWKGYGKNYWGLTAGYTRNNDGSTGYTAHMPANDNGVITPTAALSSFPYTPKESMDFLRFIYTQKPEFIGTAGPYDATSIHYNNWFTPRYLAIDQGTIAPMIENYRTGFLWKLFMNAPEIQQGLKKLSFQSSKYGIK, from the coding sequence ATGAAAAAGACCCTTTTCTCCATCGCCGTAACAGCTTTATTTTTTACCTATTCCTGTAAAAATAACCAATTAGCCAATCACGAAACAGCTCAAAATACAACCATTAAAAGTTCAATGACAGACGAACAGCTTATGGACAAAGTGCAGAAAGATGCTTTGAAGTATTTCTGGGATTATGCTGAGCCAAACTCTTTTATGGGGCGGGAACGTTATCATGAAGATAATGTGTATCCCGATAATGATAAACATGTGATCACTACCGGAGGTTCCGGATTTGGATTGGCAACAATTCTTGTGGGGGTAGACCGGGGATTTATTTCAAGAGAGGAAGCTGTAAGGAGACTTTCCCACATCATGAGTTTTCTGGCAAAGGCAGATCGGTATAAAGGAGCCTGGTCACACTGGATTAACGGTGAAACCGGAAAAACAGTCCCCTTTGGTAAAAAGGATAACGGAGGCGATTTGGTGGAAACAGCATTCCTGGCTTCAGGAATTCTCATGGTTCGTGAATATTTTAAAAATGGAAGTCCCGATGAACAGGTATTGGCCAGTAAATGTGATATGCTATGGAAAGGTATTCAATGGAACTGGTACACCAAAGGTGGTGAAAAAGTACTGTACTGGCATTGGTCGCCTGAATACCAGTGGGAAATGAATTTTCCGCTTGAAGGCTACAACGAATGCTTGATCACCTATATCATGGCAGCATCCTCACCAACATATCCTATCGATGCGGAAACCTATTATAAAGGATGGACGAGAAACGGAAGCTATCTTACAGACAAAAAGAAATACGGACTGCCTTTATACGTTAAACACAATTATGCCGAAGAATATGGGGGACCCTTATTCTGGGCTCAATATTCATATATCGGACTTGATCCGACAGGACTTTCAGATAAATTGGTTAACAACTACTTTGATGTCAATAAAAATCAAACCCTTATCGATTATAAATATTGTGTTGAAAATCCAAAACAATGGAAAGGCTACGGGAAAAATTACTGGGGATTAACGGCAGGGTATACCAGAAATAACGACGGAAGCACAGGATATACAGCTCACATGCCTGCTAATGATAACGGAGTGATAACACCTACTGCCGCCTTAAGCAGTTTCCCTTATACTCCTAAAGAATCTATGGATTTCTTACGGTTTATCTATACTCAAAAACCGGAATTTATAGGCACTGCGGGACCTTATGACGCTACTTCCATCCATTACAACAATTGGTTTACCCCAAGATATCTGGCTATCGATCAGGGAACCATAGCGCCGATGATTGAAAATTACAGAACAGGATTTCTTTGGAAACTATTTATGAATGCCCCGGAAATTCAGCAGGGATTGAAAAAATTAAGTTTCCAATCCTCTAAATACGGAATCAAATAG